A window of the Gemmatimonadota bacterium genome harbors these coding sequences:
- a CDS encoding succinate dehydrogenase/fumarate reductase iron-sulfur subunit, protein MATANFRIWRGDGESGGFEDYSTEIDEGMVVLDAVHQIQAESAPDLAVRWNCKAGKCGSCSAEVNGHPKLMCMTRMSDLPDDETITIEPMKAFPTIRDLVTDVSWNFEAKMKIKPFRPRKPDAEDGTWRMDQDDIERVQEFRKCIECFLCQDVCHVLREHDLHEEFIGPRLMVHNAALEMHPLDTEDRLGDLKEDQGIGYCNITKCCTHVCPEEITITDNAIIPLKERVVGEFYDPLNRLLRIFKSKDSNEPA, encoded by the coding sequence ATGGCGACGGCCAACTTCCGAATCTGGCGGGGCGATGGCGAGAGTGGCGGGTTCGAAGACTATTCCACCGAGATCGACGAGGGCATGGTCGTACTGGACGCGGTGCACCAGATCCAGGCGGAGTCGGCCCCCGACCTGGCGGTCCGGTGGAACTGCAAGGCCGGCAAGTGCGGGTCCTGTTCCGCCGAAGTCAACGGACATCCCAAGCTGATGTGCATGACGCGCATGAGCGACCTGCCCGATGACGAAACCATCACGATCGAGCCGATGAAGGCCTTCCCGACCATCCGCGACCTGGTGACGGATGTATCCTGGAACTTCGAGGCCAAGATGAAGATCAAGCCCTTCAGGCCCCGGAAGCCCGACGCCGAGGACGGCACCTGGCGCATGGATCAGGACGACATCGAGCGGGTGCAGGAGTTCCGCAAATGCATCGAGTGCTTTCTCTGCCAGGACGTCTGCCACGTGTTGCGGGAACACGACCTGCACGAGGAGTTCATCGGGCCGCGCCTCATGGTGCACAACGCCGCCCTGGAGATGCATCCCCTCGACACCGAGGACCGGCTCGGCGACCTCAAGGAGGACCAGGGCATCGGCTACTGCAACATCACCAAGTGCTGCACCCACGTCTGCCCCGAAGAAATCACCATCACGGACAACGCCATCATCCCCTTGAAGGAACGGGTCGTCGGCGAATTCTATGATCCGCTCAACCGGCTGCTGCGCATCTTCAAGTCGAAGGACAGCAACGAGCCGGCCTAG